The nucleotide window TCGGGACCGGCGCCGGCCAGCAACCGGAGCATCTCCTCCGCGCCGGCCACGCCCTCCGCGGTCGGTTCGTTCACGCCCTGGGGGCGCCCGGCGTGCAGCCGGACGCGCCGCAGCGGCGCGGTTAGCCCCGCGGGCACGTTCACCAGCCCTTCAACCCGGTCCAGCCGGTCGGCGAGAGCGGCTTCGAGCCCCGCCGCCATGCCCGGCCCGGCTTTGCCGGCCCCCACGACCAGAACGCGCCGCGCGGCGCGGATCATCGGATCGGACTCCACCGCCGCGCGGACCAGCGGTTGCGGTCGGACCGCATCGACGGCCGCCCGCCAGATTTCAAGTGCGTGTTCGCGTGACACCGCTTCTCCTCCTGCCGCCCGTGCGCCGGTGCTGGTACAATAGCGGCATTCCTCAAAAGGAACCGCGATGAAGTTCGACCTGCACATGCACACCGCCCGCCACTCGCCCGACGCCGACTCCGATCCCTTTGATCTGGTGGAATCTGCGCTCGAGGCCGGGCTCGACGGCATCGTCATCACCGAACACGATTTCCTTTGGACGGAATCCGAACTGGAGGAACTCCGTGCCGCGGCCCCCGGGCTAGTGATCCTGGCCGGAATCGAGGTCACCGGGCGCGGCGGCGACATGCTGTGCTACGGCGTCACGGACCCGTTCGCGCTGCCGAGAGGGATCGGGTGGCCGGAGCTGTGCAAGGAGGTTCACCGGCAGGGCGGCGCGTGCGTCGCCGCACACCCGAACCGGTGGAACCAGCCGTTCGAGCAGATCGTCGCCGAGCAGAACCCCGAACTGGACGGCATTGAGGTGATGTCGAACAACATGGACGCCGGGCTCCGCGCGAAGGCAAGCAAGTTGCTGGTCAAGTTCCCTCACTACGCCCAGCTCGGCAACAGCGACTCCCACCAGCCGGAAACGGTCGGGTGCTGCTACACCGACTTCGACGCCACGATCCGCACGAACGCCGATCTGGTGGCCGCGATCAAGGGCCGCAAGGGACTCGCACGGGTGAACGGCTATGCGCACCGAACGTGAGAAGATGCTGGCGGGCGAGCTGTACGACCCGCTCGACCAGGAGCTGACCGCCGCGCGGACGCGCGCCCGCGACCTGCTCTGGAACCTGAACGCCACCCGCGAGTCGGACGCGGCCGTTCGCGCGAGCATCTTGAAGGAGCTGTTCGGCTCGATGGGCGCGGGCGTGTGGCTCCAGCCGCCCTTTTTCTGCGACTACGGGGCCAACATCCACCTCGGCGAGCGGGTGTACTTCAACTTCAACTGCGTGCTGCTCGACGTGTGCGAGATCCGCGTCGGCGACCGCACGCTGTTCGGCCCGGCGGTGCAGATCTACGCGGCCACGCACCCGCTCGACGCCGAGCTGCGCAAGACCCGCGAACTCGGGAAGCCGGTGCGGATCGGCTCGGACGTGTGGGTCGGCGGCGGCGCGATCATCACCCCCGGCGCAACGATCGGCGACCGCACGGTGATCGGCGCCGGAAGTGTAGTCACCAAGGACGTTCCGGCCGGCGTACTTGCGGTGGGCAACCCGTGCCGGGTGGTGCGGGAGCTATCGTAACCCGTGGCCGCGCCCCTCCCGATTGTTCTGCTGTCCGGCATGACGGCCGACGAGCGACTGTTCGGCCCACAACTCGCCGCGTTTCCCGAGGCGCGGGTTCAGCCGTGGATCGCGCCCCGTCCGCATGAATCGATCCGGCACTATGCCGCCCGCATCGCACGCCGATCCTGGCAGCCCGTGTATCGTCGGCGGCGCGTCGTTCGGCGGCGTGGTGGCACTTGAGATGGCGCACCACCTCGACGCGCGGGCGTGTGTGCTGATCGGCAGCATCCGCTCACAGGTTGAACTGCCGTGGCGCTGGCGGCTCGCGCAACCGCTCGCACTCCTCGGACCCGACCGGGCCAAAGCAGTTATGGGGCTCGTCGTGCGATTCGGAAGAGGGTACTTGCCCGAAGGGACCGTGCGACGGTTCCAGCGGCTGTTGCGGCCCGAAGCGGCATTCGTGCGCTGGGCGATGTGTGCCGTCTGCCGGTGGCGCGCCCGGCTGGCACCGCGAGGCGTTCCCGTCTTCCAGATTCACGGCGCGAACGACCAAACGTTACCCGCCGCACTGACACGGCCCGATGTGCTCGTACCGGCTGGGAGTCACGCGCTGACGCTCTTCAGCCCGGCGGCGGTCAACGCATTTCTTGCCGCTGTGCTCGCGCGTCCAAAGCCTGAACGTCCCGGGTCGTAAAAATCAACGACCGCTTGGCGGAGATCTTCGACGTTTGCGACACGGGACGTTCAGACCTTCGACTCGATCACGCCAGCACGTCCTTCACCACCTTGCCGTGAACGTCGGTGAGCCGGAAGTCGCGGCCGGCGTAGCGGTAGGTGAACTTCTCGTGGTCGAACCCGAGCAGGTGCAGCATCGTCGCGTGCAGGTCGTGGACGTGGACCGGCTTCTCCACCGCCTTGAACCCGAACTCGTCCGTCGCCCCGACCGCCTGCCCCCCCTTCACCCCGCCGCCCGCGAGCCACACCGAGAAGCCCCAGTGGTTGTGGTCGCGGCCGTTGATCTTGCCCGCGTTCGAGCCCGGCGTCGGCAGCTCCACCACCGGCGTGCGGCCGAACTCGCCGCCCCACAGGATCAGCGTTTCCTCGAACAGCCCGAGCCGCTTGAGGTCGGCGATCAGCGCCGCGATGGCCCGGTCCACCTGCCCCGCCAGGCGCCGGTGCTCTTTCTCCAGGTCGTCGTGGCTGTCCCACGGCTGGACCGGGCCGTGGCTCACCTGCACGAACCGCACGCCGCGCTCGATGAGCCGCCGCGCCATGAGCAGGCTCCGCGCCTGCTCGCTGTTGCCGTAGGCCTCGAGCGTCTGCTTCGACTCTTTGGTGATGTCGAACGCGTCGCTGGCCTCCACCTGCATCCGCGACGCCAGCTCGAACGACTGGATGCGGGCCTCCAGTTGCGGGTCGTTGGGCCGCGCCCCCTGGTGCATCCGGTTCAGCTTCGCGAGCAGGTCCAGTTGCTTCCGCTGGTCGGCCTTAGCGACGGCCTTGTTCTTCACGAACTCGACCAGCTTCTCGACGTCCGTGTGCCGGGAATCGACGTAGGTGCCCTGGAACACGCCGGGGAGGAACCCCGACTGCCAGTTCTGGTTCTCTTGCAGCGGGTAGCCGCCCGGGCACATCGCGACGAACCCGGGCAGGTTCTGGTTCTCGGTGCCCAACCCGTAGGTCACCCAGGACCCCATGCTGGGCCGGATCTGCCGCGGCTCGCCGCAGTTCATCAGCAGGAACGACGGCTCGTGGTTGGGCACGTCCGCGTGCATCGAGCGGATCACGCAGATGTCGTCCGCGTGCTGCGCGGTGTGGGCGAACAGCTCGCTCACCTCCAGCCCGCTCTTGCCGTACTTCTTGAACTTGAACGGGGACGGGAACGCGGCGCCGGTTCGGCGCTCGGTGCGGAGGTTGGTGGCGGGCAGCGACTTGCCCGCGTACTTGTCCAGCGCCGGCTTCGGGTCGAACGTGTCGACCTGGCTCGGCCCGCCGTTGGCGAAGATGTGGATGACCCGCTTCGCCTTCGCCGCGAAGTGCGGCTTCTTCGGCGCCAGCGGGTTCAGCTCATCGGCCGCGAGCAGCCCCGCGTTGCCCATGAGCTGCGTGAGGCCGAGCAGGCCCATGCCGACCCCGGACCGGGTCAGCATCTCGCGGCGGGACAAGGCAGCATTCGGAATTCGGAGCGCGGGATTCAAGCCCATGATAGATCACCGGTTATGGAGGCGTTGCGGTACCACGGCGGCGGCCTTTCGTTCCGCGCTCCGAATTCCGCGTTCCGCATTTGAATCAATCCACGAACGCGAACTCGTTGCTGAGCAGCAGCACCTGCGCGAGCTGCGGCCACGCGCCGAACGCGCTCTTGGGGTCGTCGCCGGCCACGAACCGGGTCGCGAGGGCCAACTCGTCGGCCGTCGGGTTGCGGCTCAGGGCGAGCCGGTACAGCGCCGTCACCTTCGCGGCGGCGGTCTTGGCGGCGGCCACTTCCTTTCGTGCCGCGAGCGATTTCGCCTGTTCCTGCACGAACGGGCTGTTCATCAGGAACAGCGCCTGCTGCGGGACGGTGGTCTGGAACCGCTGCGGGCTGTGCGTGTCCGGGTTCGCCACGTCGAACACCTTGAACGTGCCCGGCAGGCTGGTGCGGTCGATCAGCCCGTACACCGTGCGCCGCGCGGAGAACGGCGCCTTGAACAGGTCCACCGGCTTGCCGCCCTCGGTCAGGTCGAGCCGCCCGGAGGCGGAGAGGAGGGAATCGCGCAGCGCCTCGAAGTCGAGCCGGCGGCGGTACTGGTGAGCGAGCAGCCGGTTTTCGGGGTCGAGCTTGTACATCTCGGGCGTGACGGCGCTCGACTGCTGGTAGGTGGCCGACAGCATGATCGCGCGGTGCAGCCGCTTGACGCTCCACCCCTCGCGCACGAACGTGCTCGCGAGGTAATCGAGCAGCTCCGGGTGCGACGGCGGGTCGGACCGGACCCCGAAGTCCGACGGCGTGCGCAGCAGCCCGTGCCCGAAGTGCCCGAGCCACACGCGGTTCACCATCACGCGCGCCGTGAGCGGGTTCTCGGGGCTGGTGATCGCCCGCGCCAGCTCGAGCCGGCCGCTCCCCTGGGTGAAGGGCTTGCGGTTCGGGGTGACGATCTCCGGGGCCTGACGGGGCACCTGCGGCCCGCGGTTGCCCGGGTTGCCGCGCAGGAACACCACCGGCTGCGTGGGCTGCGCGTTGTCGGCCAGCACGTGCGCCCGCGGCGGGGCGTGCGGGCTCGCCGCCTTGAACGTATCGACCTTCTTGCGGATCGCGGCGATGGCGTCGCGGTCGGCGCGGTTCTGGATCTTCTCGGCGTCGGCCAGGGCGATGTCCGTCGGCCCGCCCTTCGCCAAAGCCTTGGCGACCTCGGCCTGCTCCTTCGACGGCGTCCCGGCCGGCGGGGCCGCGCACAGCGCCTTGGCGAACACGTCCACCGCCGCCTTCAGCGTTTTGGGCTTGGCGTCGGTCAGCGCCTTCGCGACGAGCGGGTTCGTGCTCTGCGGCAGGGCGGCGAGCGCCTTGGCCTCGAAGTCCTTCTCGGGCACCGCCGCGAGCGCCTGGAGCGGCGCGAACACCGCCGACTTCGCCTTCACCTCGGCCGCGACGAACTCGCGCCAGCGGTCGTAAACGAGCCGGGTGAGGTCGCGCTGCCGCAACAGGTTCTGCACCTCCTCGCCGCGCGCGTCGCGGGTGTCGAGGACGGCGAGGAGGTACTCGGCCACCGCCGCCGGCTCGCGGAGCTTGGCGACCGTCGCCGCGTGCCGCTTGTCGCGTTCGGCGACGATCGCGGCCTCGCGGGTCTCGACCTCCTTCTCGAACGCGATCACCTCGGGCGTCCGCGGCATGTCCCCAATCAGGGGCAGTTCGGCGGGCTCGTTGGTGCTCGCGAACACGCCGTACAGCGAGTAGTAGTCCTTCGCCGGGATCGGGTCGTACTTGTGGTCGTGGCACCGCGCGCAGGTGACCGTGAGGCCCATGAAGCCCCGGGTCACCACGTCGATGCGGTCGTCGATGATGTCCTGCTGGTTGTTGAGGAACCGGCGCCCGAGGGTGAGGAACCCGAGCGCGGCCAGCGGGCGCTTGTCCGCGCCGAGCGGCAGCAGGTCGGCGGCGAGCTGCTCGGTCACGAACCGGTCGTAGGGCTTGTCCTCGTTGAACGAGCGGACGACGTAGTCGCGGTACGTGTACGAGAACGGGAACGCCCGCTCGCGCGTCAGGTCGTACCCCTTCGAGTCCGCGTACCGGGCCACGTCGAGCCAGTACCGGCCCCAGCGCTCGCCGTACCGCGGCGAGGCGAGCAGCTTATCGACCAGCCGCGCCCAGGCGTCGGGCGCGGCGTCCTTCGCGAACGCCTCGACCTCCTCGGCCGTCGGCGGCAGGCCGGTCAGGTCGAAGTACGCGCGGCGGACCAGCGCCCGCTTGTCGGCGCGCGGCGCGAGCGCCAGCCCCTTCTCGGCCAGCTTCGCCCCCACGAACGCATCGATCTCGTTCCGGCTCTCGCCCTTCGGGTTCGGCGCCGCGGGCACCTGCGGCGCCCGCACCGGCTGGAACGCCCAGTGCTTCTTCGGATCGACCGCCGGCCCCTGCGCCGTTTCGGCCGGGAGGGCCGCGCCGCTCTTGACCCACTCCACGAGAACCGCGACCCCCTCCGCCGGGAGGGGACTCTTCGGCGGCATGGCGAGCTCGTTCTCGCGCTTCACCGATTTGATGAGCCGGCTCTTCGCCGGGTCCCCGGGGACGACCACAGGGCCGTCGTCGGCGCCCGCCTTGATGCCGGTCGAAGTGTCGAGGCGCAGCCCGGCGCTCTGCTTCTTCGGCCCGTGGCACGAGTAGCAGTGGTCGGCCAGAACCGGCCGAACCTTCGCCTCGAAGTACTCGAGCTGGGCCGCGGTCGGTTTGGCAGGGTCAGCGGCTCGGGCGGAAACGACGACGCACGAAGCAGCGCACAGCGCGAGGAACCAGCGCATCCGTTTGGCCTCGGATTCGTCTGCGGGGTGGGGAACCGGCGGCGGGTCTGACTAAATATACCAGTTTACCCCCGGGTTCCCTGCCAAGCGACCCGAAATCTGCTCCGAGCGTGAGGAACCGTCCTCATTTTACGCACGCAACGGGAGGTACGACGCGCACAACCGGCGACTTCAACCGCCGGGCCGCCCGGACCAGCCTCATCGGCTAACGGCGCCGCCACCGGTCGATTCTTTGAATGTCCGCACCGCCGCAACACTTCAAAACCCGCACTCGCCCAATGGGGTAATTTGATTTTACACGACAGTTTCTTAGAGAATTTTATCACCTAATCCGCATCGCGAGCTTACGGTTCACTCACCACTCATCCGTAAGCTGCTGGAGCCTTTGGAGCCGTCGCGCTCAGTGCCACTTCGGATATCGGTCCGCTTGGCCTCGCCGAGCCAGTGCGTGGACGGCGCACGGCCACAGGGATAGAACTATCGTCGCTATTCCCGCCCGGACCCAGTGCCCCCTTCCTCCGACACCTTCGACCACGGCATGAAATCCTGGTTCCGCTCCGAGGACGTGCTATCCGTCCTGATCGGCGTCGCGGTCATCGGCCTCAGTCTGGCCACCCTCACCGGGTGGAACCTGCTCGGCTGGTCGGTGAAGGTCAACGAATGGGTCGCCCCCGCGCAGGCGCTCGCCCCGTCCTCTCGGGCGTTCGCAGCCCTCACCGGGCCGGGCGCACTGGCTGCCACGTTCGTCTTCTTGCTCGGGGTGCTGTCCGCGGGCGCGGCGTTCCTCCGGGCGTCCCCCGACCGCTTCGCCGTGCGGTTCGCCGTGCTGTTCGTGCTGGCGTTCGCCTGCTGGGCGGCGGGACATAATGCCTACATTGCGGCCAACCCGAACAAGTTGCCGCCCGGCGTGTCGTGGTCGCTCGGGCTGACCGGCGAAGCCGGGTACCTGCTCGCCCTGATCGGCGGCCTGCTGGTCGGGAACTTGGCACCGCAGACCGCGGCGTGGTTCAAAGACGCGGCCCGCCCGGAACTGTTCATCAAGGCCGGGATCGTGATCTACGGGGCGGTACTCGGGGCGAAGGCCGCCGAAGAATCCGGGCGGGCGACCGCGATCCTGTTCCGCGGGCTGGCGGCGATCGTCGAGGCGTACTTGATCTACTGGGCGGTGGTCTACCTCCTTGCGCGAAAGGTGTTCGGGTTCAGCCGGGAGTGGGCGGCCCCGCTCGCCTCCGGCATCTCCATTTGTGGGGTGACGGCAGCGATCACCACCGGGGCGGCGATCCGCGCCCGGCCGATCGTGCCGGTGATGGTGTCGTCCCTGGTCGTGGTGTTCGCGGTCATTGAAATGCTGGTTCTGCCGGGCCTGGCCCGCGTGCTGTTGCCGGACGACCCGATGGTGGCGGCCGGGTGGATGGGACTCGCGGTGAAAACGGACGGGGCGGCCTTCTCCAGCGGGGAGATGACCGCCGGGCTGTACTTCCCGGACCCGAACGACCCGGCGCGGAAGTGGATGGCCCTGACAACGACAACGGTAAAGGTGTTCATCGACGTGTTCATCGGCGTGTGGGCGGTTGTACTGTCGGTGGTCTGGGCGTGGAAGATCGACAAGCGAGAAGAGAACCGCGGGCTCCCGCTGCGGGAGATCTGGGAGCGGTTCCCGAAGTTCGTGTTCGGGTACGCTCTTACGTTCGGCGGATTCTTCGCGACCGGGCTGATCGCCCCGCACGTCATCCCGGCGCTGAAGCAGGGGACCGATCAGGCGGACGTGTTCCGGCGGCTGTTCTTCGTGCTCACGTTCTTCAGCATCGGGTTGGCGACGAACGTGCGGCGGCTGTGGGCGGAGGGGCTGGGGCGGCTGGCGCTGGTGTACGTGGTCAGCCTGTTCGGGTTCGTCATCTGGATCGGGCTGGCGATTTCGTGGCTGTTCTTCCACGGGGTCCCGGCGGGGGGGAAATGAAATGGAGAACCGTCCGTCCGACGCGGACACCGCTCGCGAACTGGCGAAGGTGGAAGCGGAGCCGCTGCTGCCGGCCGAGAAGTGGCTGATCGGCGGGAGCCTCGCTCTCGGCGTTCTGCTGCTCGGCGTCCTGCTGTGGGTCAGCAAGGTGTGGTTCCCGACCGGCTCGTAAGAGGCCGCGCCGACAAGGACATGGTGTGGTTCATGGCGCGCCGACCCGTTGCCCTTCAGCTCTGGACCGTCCGTGACGCGTTCGCCGCGGACGCGGACCGCGCGCTCGCCGCGGTGAAGGCGGCGGGCTTCTCTGCCGTCGAGTTGGCCCGGCTGCCGCCGGGCCTGGCCCTGGCCTCCCTCGCCGAATCCCTCGACCGCCACGGGCTCGCCGTCACTTCGATCCACGGCGACCTGCTCACGTCAGAGACGATCGACTATTGGGCGAGTCTCGCCCGTGCGTGCCGGTGCTCGAAGGTCATCTGGCACGGCTGGCCCCGCGACCCGCGGTTCGACTCCCTCAACGGCGTGAAGGACCTCATCGGTGCCTGCAACGCGGCCGCTACCGTGGCTGGAGACCACGGATTGAAGTTCGGGGTGCACAACCACTGGTGGGAGTTCGAACCGCTCGACGGCGATCGCCCGATCCGGCTGCTGCATGAGGGCCTGCACCCGGACGTGTTCTGGCAGATCGACGTGTACTGGGCGCAGACGGCCGGTTCCGACCCCGCCGCCGTTGTTACGGAGTTGGGGCCACGGGTGCGTTCGCTCCACTGGAAGGACGGCCCGTGTGTCCACGGGCAACCGATGGTCGCCCTGGGCGAAGGTCAGGTCGATGTTCCGCGAACCTTGCGGGCACTGAGCCAACCGACCGACTGGGTCATCGAACTCGACGAATGTGCGACAGACCCGCTGCAAGCCGCAGCACGCAGCCGAGTCTACCTGGAGTCGCTGGCGGGTTCAGAGCCCCAGGGCTGCGCACGGATTGGGGTTGGGTAATTTGAACCTTTTTACCCAGGCCTCAAACCCTTTGGCGTGCTCGGCTATAGTGACCGAGGGGCCGCTCAGGCGCAGGTGGTGCGTTTCGAGCGGCTCACCTTTCGCATCTTTCTCCTCGACGATCACCCAGATCACGCGCCAGTCTTCGAGCAACATCTCTTTCGACTTGGGATCGAACGGCCGCTCCTTGTACTTCCACGTGCCCGTCACGTCGAGCACGTTGACGGTGGCACCTTTGACCTCCCACTTCGCGGTCTTGCTGATGTCGTCCGCGGTCTTGCCTTCGGGCACGGCGAACGTGTTCTTCCACTTGGGAAAGTTCTTGTCGGCACCCGGCAGGCTCTCGTTCATCACCGACAGTTCGGCCTCGGGGTGATCCTTCGCCCCCGGGAGTTTGAACTGGTAGGTGCGAAACCGGTTCGCCGGCTTTTCGCTCTTCCAGCCGGCCGGCGCTGGCGCCGACAGCTTATTGAGTTTGACGACGACAGTTTTTTCGTCGGCGCCCGTCGCGACACCCACCAGAATCAGCGCACCGAGCGCAGTCAAATGAACCAGACGCATTACAGTAGCTCCGATCAAAAGAGACAGAGCGGGAGAGGCAGGGCCGCGCCCGTCGGTGCGGCCCGAGTGGGCTACTTCCGCGGCACGACCTTCACTTCCTCGGCGGAGGTCAGGCTGAAATAGAACCCGTGCGGGTTGTTGCCGTTGGCCACCTTCAGGAGCACGGCGTTCTTACCCTTCGCGAGTTTCACCGCGAACTTGTGCGCTTCTGGTGATGCCGCCTTCGACTCGCGTGAGGTGAACACCTCTTTCCCGTTCAGCCAGAGTTTCGCCCCGTCGTCCGGCCCGAGCAGCACCTCGGCACCCTGCTCCGCCGGCGAGTCCACTTCAACGTACATGTAGGACGCGGAGTTGAGTCCCGCGCGGCCGTGCGTCCCGGCGAGGTCGAAATAGCCCTTCCCGTCTGGCCGGAGCGTCTTCCAACCGATGGACGTGCCCCCCTTCATGGTCCAGGTCGCTTTCGGGTCGAACGCAGCCGCTTCCGGTTCGAAAGCGGTGTCGAGCGCCTTGTTCATGCTCTCCGCCGGAAAGGGACCGGCAACAGCGAAGCTGTCCGGGGTGAGCGCCGCCGTCTTCAGCGTCTCAAGATAGGCAACGAGATCCACCAGTTCCTCTTCGTTGAGCGCGGTGACGATGTCGTCCGGCATCAACGAGTTCTTGAGCTTGCGCACCGCACCGTCGATGTCCGTCTTGGCGATGGTAGTGTCCTTGCCGTTCGCATCGCGAAGGGTGATCGCGTCGGCACTATCGCCCACCAGCAACCCGCTCACGACCACGTCGGCGTTGGTGGTGACGGCGTGGGGGATGTACTGATCGGCGATCGCTTTCGACGGGTTGAGGAGCGATTCATACAGGTTCTCGCGACTGGCCTTCTTGCCGATCATCGAGAGGTCGGGGCCGATCTGCCCGCCGACGCCGCGCACCATGTGGCACTTCGCGCACTGCGCCGTCCCAGTGATGCTCGCGTTCCACACGGCCTTGCCGCGGGCGGCGTCGCCCTGGCGCCGCGCCAAATCGGCCACGGCGGGGAGGTTCTTGGGGTTCAGCTTGGCGGGCGCCGGGAACAGCAGCAGCGCCCGGTTCCGCTCGCCCTGGAACGGCGAGTTGCGGAGCAGTTGCCCCGCTTGTGACACCAGCTCTTTCGGTAACGAGGCCTTCTGGTGCGTGTCGAGGAGCCATTGCGTACCGGACCGGTTGCCAGCGAGAGCGGTAAGGGCGGCCGACTTCAGTTCCGGGGTGCCGCGGTCGCCGGCGTTGATCGCGCGCACCAGCGCATCGAGCGCAACCGCTGTGTGCTTGGATGGCTTCGGCCCGCTGGGAAGCAGTTCGCCGAGCGCCTGCACGCACGCCACCGAAAGCGGGTTCTCCGGGCTACCGATGTCGATCAGCGCGGACACGCTCGTATCGTCCTTGATCTTCCCGAGCGCGCGAACCGCCTCTTTCCGTAGGTCGAGTGAGGTATCCTTATTTTTCGCGATATCGGCCACCGCACTAACGTAATCCGCGGACCCGATTGCCGCCGCCAGTTGCAAGCCCGTGCCCAGCGACTTCGGCTCTGAGAGAAGGGAGCGGACCTGTTCCGTTAGTTCCTTGCTCCCCTGGAGTGCTTTCCATTTGGTGGGAAGGAAGAGCTTTAAACTTTCGACCGCACGGCCCTTCACTTCCGGCACCGCGTCCGACTTCAGCACCGCAAGCATCGCCTGACCCGCGGAAGGGTCGTCATTGGACGCGATGATGTCCACGATGCGCGACTTTTGGGCCGCGGTCAGCTTGCCGTCGCTCAGGAGTTTGCCGAGTCGTGGCAGCACGGACTTGGGCCGCAGTTCCCACACGAGGTCCGCGACCTTGTCGTTCCACTCCGGGAA belongs to Gemmata obscuriglobus and includes:
- a CDS encoding PHP-associated domain-containing protein codes for the protein MKFDLHMHTARHSPDADSDPFDLVESALEAGLDGIVITEHDFLWTESELEELRAAAPGLVILAGIEVTGRGGDMLCYGVTDPFALPRGIGWPELCKEVHRQGGACVAAHPNRWNQPFEQIVAEQNPELDGIEVMSNNMDAGLRAKASKLLVKFPHYAQLGNSDSHQPETVGCCYTDFDATIRTNADLVAAIKGRKGLARVNGYAHRT
- a CDS encoding sugar O-acetyltransferase, whose translation is MRTEREKMLAGELYDPLDQELTAARTRARDLLWNLNATRESDAAVRASILKELFGSMGAGVWLQPPFFCDYGANIHLGERVYFNFNCVLLDVCEIRVGDRTLFGPAVQIYAATHPLDAELRKTRELGKPVRIGSDVWVGGGAIITPGATIGDRTVIGAGSVVTKDVPAGVLAVGNPCRVVRELS
- a CDS encoding alpha/beta fold hydrolase produces the protein MPPASHADPGSPCIVGGASFGGVVALEMAHHLDARACVLIGSIRSQVELPWRWRLAQPLALLGPDRAKAVMGLVVRFGRGYLPEGTVRRFQRLLRPEAAFVRWAMCAVCRWRARLAPRGVPVFQIHGANDQTLPAALTRPDVLVPAGSHALTLFSPAAVNAFLAAVLARPKPERPGS
- a CDS encoding DUF1501 domain-containing protein — protein: MLTRSGVGMGLLGLTQLMGNAGLLAADELNPLAPKKPHFAAKAKRVIHIFANGGPSQVDTFDPKPALDKYAGKSLPATNLRTERRTGAAFPSPFKFKKYGKSGLEVSELFAHTAQHADDICVIRSMHADVPNHEPSFLLMNCGEPRQIRPSMGSWVTYGLGTENQNLPGFVAMCPGGYPLQENQNWQSGFLPGVFQGTYVDSRHTDVEKLVEFVKNKAVAKADQRKQLDLLAKLNRMHQGARPNDPQLEARIQSFELASRMQVEASDAFDITKESKQTLEAYGNSEQARSLLMARRLIERGVRFVQVSHGPVQPWDSHDDLEKEHRRLAGQVDRAIAALIADLKRLGLFEETLILWGGEFGRTPVVELPTPGSNAGKINGRDHNHWGFSVWLAGGGVKGGQAVGATDEFGFKAVEKPVHVHDLHATMLHLLGFDHEKFTYRYAGRDFRLTDVHGKVVKDVLA
- a CDS encoding PSD1 and planctomycete cytochrome C domain-containing protein, producing MRWFLALCAASCVVVSARAADPAKPTAAQLEYFEAKVRPVLADHCYSCHGPKKQSAGLRLDTSTGIKAGADDGPVVVPGDPAKSRLIKSVKRENELAMPPKSPLPAEGVAVLVEWVKSGAALPAETAQGPAVDPKKHWAFQPVRAPQVPAAPNPKGESRNEIDAFVGAKLAEKGLALAPRADKRALVRRAYFDLTGLPPTAEEVEAFAKDAAPDAWARLVDKLLASPRYGERWGRYWLDVARYADSKGYDLTRERAFPFSYTYRDYVVRSFNEDKPYDRFVTEQLAADLLPLGADKRPLAALGFLTLGRRFLNNQQDIIDDRIDVVTRGFMGLTVTCARCHDHKYDPIPAKDYYSLYGVFASTNEPAELPLIGDMPRTPEVIAFEKEVETREAAIVAERDKRHAATVAKLREPAAVAEYLLAVLDTRDARGEEVQNLLRQRDLTRLVYDRWREFVAAEVKAKSAVFAPLQALAAVPEKDFEAKALAALPQSTNPLVAKALTDAKPKTLKAAVDVFAKALCAAPPAGTPSKEQAEVAKALAKGGPTDIALADAEKIQNRADRDAIAAIRKKVDTFKAASPHAPPRAHVLADNAQPTQPVVFLRGNPGNRGPQVPRQAPEIVTPNRKPFTQGSGRLELARAITSPENPLTARVMVNRVWLGHFGHGLLRTPSDFGVRSDPPSHPELLDYLASTFVREGWSVKRLHRAIMLSATYQQSSAVTPEMYKLDPENRLLAHQYRRRLDFEALRDSLLSASGRLDLTEGGKPVDLFKAPFSARRTVYGLIDRTSLPGTFKVFDVANPDTHSPQRFQTTVPQQALFLMNSPFVQEQAKSLAARKEVAAAKTAAAKVTALYRLALSRNPTADELALATRFVAGDDPKSAFGAWPQLAQVLLLSNEFAFVD
- a CDS encoding putative sulfate exporter family transporter; the encoded protein is MKSWFRSEDVLSVLIGVAVIGLSLATLTGWNLLGWSVKVNEWVAPAQALAPSSRAFAALTGPGALAATFVFLLGVLSAGAAFLRASPDRFAVRFAVLFVLAFACWAAGHNAYIAANPNKLPPGVSWSLGLTGEAGYLLALIGGLLVGNLAPQTAAWFKDAARPELFIKAGIVIYGAVLGAKAAEESGRATAILFRGLAAIVEAYLIYWAVVYLLARKVFGFSREWAAPLASGISICGVTAAITTGAAIRARPIVPVMVSSLVVVFAVIEMLVLPGLARVLLPDDPMVAAGWMGLAVKTDGAAFSSGEMTAGLYFPDPNDPARKWMALTTTTVKVFIDVFIGVWAVVLSVVWAWKIDKREENRGLPLREIWERFPKFVFGYALTFGGFFATGLIAPHVIPALKQGTDQADVFRRLFFVLTFFSIGLATNVRRLWAEGLGRLALVYVVSLFGFVIWIGLAISWLFFHGVPAGGK
- a CDS encoding sugar phosphate isomerase/epimerase family protein; this translates as MARRPVALQLWTVRDAFAADADRALAAVKAAGFSAVELARLPPGLALASLAESLDRHGLAVTSIHGDLLTSETIDYWASLARACRCSKVIWHGWPRDPRFDSLNGVKDLIGACNAAATVAGDHGLKFGVHNHWWEFEPLDGDRPIRLLHEGLHPDVFWQIDVYWAQTAGSDPAAVVTELGPRVRSLHWKDGPCVHGQPMVALGEGQVDVPRTLRALSQPTDWVIELDECATDPLQAAARSRVYLESLAGSEPQGCARIGVG